Proteins from a genomic interval of Benincasa hispida cultivar B227 chromosome 7, ASM972705v1, whole genome shotgun sequence:
- the LOC120080797 gene encoding pentatricopeptide repeat-containing protein At1g11290, chloroplastic — MRLQLVVPICSLPPIAVAKAHNQTPLKSSSITISSSPLPFHTLSERTHIPSHVYRHPAAVLLELCTSMKELHQIIPLVIKNGLYNEHLFQTKLVSLFSKYGSINEAVRVFEPIEDKLDALYHTMLKGYAKNSSLETALAFLCRMRYDDVKPVVYNFTYLLKVCGDNADLKRGKEIHAQLITNSFGANVFAMTGVVNMYAKCRQIDDAYNMFDRMPERDLVSWNTIIAGFSQNGFAKKALELVLRMQDEGRRPDSITLVTVLPAAADVGSLMVGKSIHGYAIRAGFAKLVNISTALVDMYSKCGSVETARLIFDGMHQKTIVTWNSMMDGYVQSGQSEMAIVVFEKMLEEGIEPTNVTIMEVLHACADLGDLERGKFVHKFVDQLNLGSDISVMNSLISMYSKCKRVDIASDIFNNLNGRTRVSWNAMILGYAQNGKVSEALNCFFEMQSLGMKPDSFTMVSVLPALAELSITRQAKWIHGLVIRYCLDKNIFVTTTLVDMYAKCGAIHMARKLFDMIDDRHVITWNAMIDGYGTHGLGRVALDLFDKMQKGTIEPNDITFLSVISACSHSGLVDEGLRYFKSMKQDYGLEPSMDHYGAMVDLLGRAGRIKEAWDFIKNMPISPGITVYGAMLGACKIHKNVELGEKVANKLFELNPDEGGYHVLLANIYASASKWGKVAEVRKTMEKKGLKKTPGCSLVELKNEIHSFYSGSTTHPQSKRIYAFLEKLGDEIKAAGYVPDTNSIHDVEDDVQEQLLNSHSEKLAIAFGLLNTSPGTTIHVRKNLRVCGDCHNATKYISLVTGREIIVRDMQRFHHFKNGTCSCGDYW; from the coding sequence ATGAGGTTGCAGCTAGTAGTTCCCATCTGCTCTCTTCCACCCATCGCCGTTGCCAAAGCTCACAATCAAACTCCATTGAAATCAAGCTCCATTACCATCTCCTCATCTCCTCTTCCATTTCACACTCTTTCAGAACGAACCCACATTCCCTCTCATGTCTACAGGCACCCAGCCGCTGTTCTTCTCGAGCTCTGCACTTCCATGAAAGAGCTCCACCAAATCATCCCTCTGGTTATCAAAAATGGCCTCTACAACGAGCACCTTTTTCAAACAAAGCTCGTTAGCTTATTCTCCAAGTATGGCAGCATCAACGAGGCCGTTCGTGTTTTCGAGCCGATTGAGGACAAGCTTGACGCTCTTTACCATACAATGTTAAAAGGATATGCGAAGAATTCGTCATTGGAGACTGCTCTTGCTTTCCTTTGTCGAATGAGGTACGATGATGTTAAGCCTGTTGTGTataattttacttatttgttaaaGGTTTGTGGCGATAACGCGGATTTAAAGAGGGGAAAGGAGATTCATGCGCAGCTGATTACGAATTCGTTTGGGGCTAATGTGTTTGCAATGACTGGTGTTGTGAATATGTACGCTAAGTGCAGGCAGATTGATGATGCATACAACATGTTCGACAGAATGCCTGAGAGAGATTTGGTGTCTTGGAATACAATTATAGCTGGGTTTTCTCAAAATGGGTTTGCCAAAAAGGCATTGGAGTTGGTTTTGAGAATGCAAGATGAAGGCCGAAGGCCTGATTCGATTACATTGGTTACTGTTTTGCCTGCTGCTGCTGATGTTGGATCGTTAATGGTGGGAAAGTCTATTCATGGGTATGCCATCAGAGCTGGGTTTGCAAAGCTTGTTAATATTTCAACTGCTCTGGTTGATATGTACTCAAAGTGTGGGTCAGTGGAGACAGCTAGATTGATTTTTGATGGAATGCATCAGAAGACTATTGTGACATGGAACTCCATGATGGATGGATATGTGCAAAGTGGTCAATCAGAGATGGCTATTGTAGTTTTTGAGAAGATGTTGGAGGAAGGGATAGAGCCAACCAATGTAACCATTATGGAAGTATTGCATGCCTGTGCTGATTTGGGTGATCTTGAGAGGGGTAAGTTTGTTCATAAGTTTGTGGATCAGTTAAATCTTGGTTCTGACATCTCTGTTATGAACTCGTTGATTTCTATGTATTCCAAGTGTAAGAGAGTTGACATTGCATCTGAcattttcaacaatttaaaTGGAAGAACACGAGTCTCATGGAATGCAATGATATTGGGTTATGCTCAAAATGGAAAAGTGAGTGAggctttgaattgtttttttgAAATGCAATCTCTAGGTATGAAACCTGATTCATTTACAATGGTAAGTGTGTTACCTGCGCTTGCAGAATTATCAATTACTCGTCAAGCAAAATGGATTCATGGACTAGTTATTAGATATTGCTTggacaaaaatatttttgtgaCGACCACTCTTGTCGACATGTATGCAAAATGTGGAGCGATTCATATGGCAAGGAAGCTTTTCGACATGATCGATGACCGACATGTCATAACATGGAATGCAATGATAGATGGGTATGGAACACATGGACTCGGAAGAGTTGCTCTAGATCTCTTTGATAAAATGCAAAAGGGAACAATTGAGCCAAATGATATTACATTTTTATCTGTCATCTCTGCTTGTAGTCACTCAGGTCTGGTGGACGAAGGACTCCGTTATTTCAAGAGCATGAAACAAGACTATGGATTAGAGCCTTCAATGGATCACTATGGTGCTATGGTCGACCTTCTTGGTCGAGCTGGCAGGATCAAAGAAGCCTGGGATTTTATTAAAAACATGCCTATTAGTCCAGGGATTACTGTGTATGGTGCCATGTTGGGTGCTtgtaaaattcataaaaatgttGAATTGGGAGAGAAAGTAGCTAACAAATTGTTTGAGTTGAACCCTGATGAGGGTGGCTACCATGTATTGCTCGCTAATATTTATGCTTCTGCTTCAAAATGGGGCAAGGTAGCTGAAGTAAGAAAAACAATGGAGAAGAAAGGGCTTAAGAAAACTCCTGGTTGCAGCTTGGTagaattgaaaaatgagatcCATTCCTTCTATTCAGGAAGTACAACTCATCCACAATCCAAGAGAATATACGCCTTTCTTGAGAAACTTGGGGATGAAATCAAGGCAGCTGGCTATGTGCCCGACACTAACTCCATTCACGACGTGGAAGATGACGTGCAAGAGCAGCTTCTTAATAGCCATAGTGAGAAGCTCGCCATTGCTTTCGGTCTTTTAAATACTAGTCCTGGTACTACAATACATGTCCGAAAGAACCTACGAGTATGTGGAGATTGCCATAATGCAACCAAGTATATCTCACTTGTGACTGGAAGGGAGATCATAGTAAGAGATATGCAAAGATTTCATCATTTCAAGAATGGAACTTGTTCTTGTGGAGATTATTGGTGA
- the LOC120081899 gene encoding wee1-like protein kinase isoform X3 — translation MAHLQGWETCDMSWIMVCCYLNFWPFNFKESVLVHPLSSSLSGCEQVVELGNDMFGSDDVDIEKETMAMPKKQNYVSQSAVALRCRVMPPLCMKNPYFKDASNVGVDPFGNQRTKCAGFFPTLFSGDGLSRYHTDFHEIKQIRTGNFSRVFKVLKRIDGCLYAVKQSTRPLNQDVERLLLLEESFDGSSSFGSFRYSHPFSEADALRALYQIAKALLFVHEKGVAHLDVKPDNIYVKDGVFKLGDFGCVTLLDKSLLIEEGDARYMPQEILNERYDYLDKVDIFSLGAAIYEIVRGSTLPETHFMNLKEGKLPLLPGHSLQFQNLIKDRSLCTGCSTPIVV, via the exons ATGGCCCACTTACAAGGCTGGGAGACATGCGACATGTCATGGATCATGGTTTGCTGCTACCTTAATTTTtggccatttaatttcaaaG AAAGTGTTTTAGTACATCCTCTGAGTTCGAGTTTATCTGGCTGTGAACAAGTTGTGGAACTTGGAAATGACATGTTTGGATCAGATGATGTGGATATAGAGAAAGAGACAATGGCAATGCCAAAGAAACAAAACTATGTTTCTCAATCTGCAGTTGCTCTACGCTGTCGAGTTATGCCTCCTCTTTGCATGAAGAACCCATACTTTAAAGATGCTTCAAATGTAGGCGTAGACCCATTTGGTAATCAAAGAACAAAATGTGCAG gATTTTTTCCTACGCTGTTTAGTGGAGATGGTCTTTCAAGATATCACACTGATTTTCATGAGATAAAG CAAATACGGACTGGAAATTTTAGCCGTGTCTTCAAGGTATTGAAGAGGATTGATGGCTGCTTATATGCTGTCAAACAAAGTACAAGACCGTTGAATCAAGACGTAGAAAGGTTACTTCTTTTG GAAGAGAGCTTTGATGGAAGTTCAAGCTTTGGCAGCTTTAG GTATTCTCACCCATTCTCTGAGGCAGATGCACTGAGAGCCTTGTATCAG ATTGCAAAGGCATTGCTCTTTGTGCACGAGAAAGGAGTAGCTCATTTAGACGTGAAACCTGACAATATTTATGTCAAAGATGGTGTCTTTAAACTTGGTGATTTTGGGTGTGTTACCCTTCTTGATAAAAGCCTACTGATTGAGGAGGGTGATGCACGCTATATGCCTCAAGAAATTCTGAATGAAAGATATGATTATCTTGACAAAGTTGATATTTTCTCCTTGGGAGCTGCTATTTATGAGATTGTCCGAGGATCCACATTACCAGAAACACATTTCATGAACCTTAAGGAGGGAAAATTGCCACTCCTTCCTGGTCATTCGTTGCAATTTCAAAACTTAATCAAG gacagatctctttgtactggctgttcaacacCGATAGTAgtctga
- the LOC120081899 gene encoding wee1-like protein kinase isoform X2: MAHLQGWETCDMSWIMVCCYLNFWPFNFKESVLVHPLSSSLSGCEQVVELGNDMFGSDDVDIEKETMAMPKKQNYVSQSAVALRCRVMPPLCMKNPYFKDASNVGVDPFGNQRTKCAGFFPTLFSGDGLSRYHTDFHEIKQIRTGNFSRVFKVLKRIDGCLYAVKQSTRPLNQDVERLLLLEESFDGSSSFGSFRYSHPFSEADALRALYQIAKALLFVHEKGVAHLDVKPDNIYVKDGVFKLGDFGCVTLLDKSLLIEEGDARYMPQEILNERYDYLDKVDIFSLGAAIYEIVRGSTLPETHFMNLKEGKLPLLPGHSLQFQNLIKISLYWLFNTDSSLTVYEYWYRTRI, from the exons ATGGCCCACTTACAAGGCTGGGAGACATGCGACATGTCATGGATCATGGTTTGCTGCTACCTTAATTTTtggccatttaatttcaaaG AAAGTGTTTTAGTACATCCTCTGAGTTCGAGTTTATCTGGCTGTGAACAAGTTGTGGAACTTGGAAATGACATGTTTGGATCAGATGATGTGGATATAGAGAAAGAGACAATGGCAATGCCAAAGAAACAAAACTATGTTTCTCAATCTGCAGTTGCTCTACGCTGTCGAGTTATGCCTCCTCTTTGCATGAAGAACCCATACTTTAAAGATGCTTCAAATGTAGGCGTAGACCCATTTGGTAATCAAAGAACAAAATGTGCAG gATTTTTTCCTACGCTGTTTAGTGGAGATGGTCTTTCAAGATATCACACTGATTTTCATGAGATAAAG CAAATACGGACTGGAAATTTTAGCCGTGTCTTCAAGGTATTGAAGAGGATTGATGGCTGCTTATATGCTGTCAAACAAAGTACAAGACCGTTGAATCAAGACGTAGAAAGGTTACTTCTTTTG GAAGAGAGCTTTGATGGAAGTTCAAGCTTTGGCAGCTTTAG GTATTCTCACCCATTCTCTGAGGCAGATGCACTGAGAGCCTTGTATCAG ATTGCAAAGGCATTGCTCTTTGTGCACGAGAAAGGAGTAGCTCATTTAGACGTGAAACCTGACAATATTTATGTCAAAGATGGTGTCTTTAAACTTGGTGATTTTGGGTGTGTTACCCTTCTTGATAAAAGCCTACTGATTGAGGAGGGTGATGCACGCTATATGCCTCAAGAAATTCTGAATGAAAGATATGATTATCTTGACAAAGTTGATATTTTCTCCTTGGGAGCTGCTATTTATGAGATTGTCCGAGGATCCACATTACCAGAAACACATTTCATGAACCTTAAGGAGGGAAAATTGCCACTCCTTCCTGGTCATTCGTTGCAATTTCAAAACTTAATCAAG atctctttgtactggctgttcaacacCGATAGTAgtctgacagtttatgagtactggtacCGAACCAGAATTTGA
- the LOC120081899 gene encoding wee1-like protein kinase isoform X1 codes for MAHLQGWETCDMSWIMVCCYLNFWPFNFKESVLVHPLSSSLSGCEQVVELGNDMFGSDDVDIEKETMAMPKKQNYVSQSAVALRCRVMPPLCMKNPYFKDASNVGVDPFGNQRTKCAGFFPTLFSGDGLSRYHTDFHEIKQIRTGNFSRVFKVLKRIDGCLYAVKQSTRPLNQDVERLLLLEESFDGSSSFGSFRYSHPFSEADALRALYQIAKALLFVHEKGVAHLDVKPDNIYVKDGVFKLGDFGCVTLLDKSLLIEEGDARYMPQEILNERYDYLDKVDIFSLGAAIYEIVRGSTLPETHFMNLKEGKLPLLPGHSLQFQNLIKVLITNVVFCFLFISTDYAFWCESCAKTWDAAECLMNKIERERQII; via the exons ATGGCCCACTTACAAGGCTGGGAGACATGCGACATGTCATGGATCATGGTTTGCTGCTACCTTAATTTTtggccatttaatttcaaaG AAAGTGTTTTAGTACATCCTCTGAGTTCGAGTTTATCTGGCTGTGAACAAGTTGTGGAACTTGGAAATGACATGTTTGGATCAGATGATGTGGATATAGAGAAAGAGACAATGGCAATGCCAAAGAAACAAAACTATGTTTCTCAATCTGCAGTTGCTCTACGCTGTCGAGTTATGCCTCCTCTTTGCATGAAGAACCCATACTTTAAAGATGCTTCAAATGTAGGCGTAGACCCATTTGGTAATCAAAGAACAAAATGTGCAG gATTTTTTCCTACGCTGTTTAGTGGAGATGGTCTTTCAAGATATCACACTGATTTTCATGAGATAAAG CAAATACGGACTGGAAATTTTAGCCGTGTCTTCAAGGTATTGAAGAGGATTGATGGCTGCTTATATGCTGTCAAACAAAGTACAAGACCGTTGAATCAAGACGTAGAAAGGTTACTTCTTTTG GAAGAGAGCTTTGATGGAAGTTCAAGCTTTGGCAGCTTTAG GTATTCTCACCCATTCTCTGAGGCAGATGCACTGAGAGCCTTGTATCAG ATTGCAAAGGCATTGCTCTTTGTGCACGAGAAAGGAGTAGCTCATTTAGACGTGAAACCTGACAATATTTATGTCAAAGATGGTGTCTTTAAACTTGGTGATTTTGGGTGTGTTACCCTTCTTGATAAAAGCCTACTGATTGAGGAGGGTGATGCACGCTATATGCCTCAAGAAATTCTGAATGAAAGATATGATTATCTTGACAAAGTTGATATTTTCTCCTTGGGAGCTGCTATTTATGAGATTGTCCGAGGATCCACATTACCAGAAACACATTTCATGAACCTTAAGGAGGGAAAATTGCCACTCCTTCCTGGTCATTCGTTGCAATTTCAAAACTTAATCAAGGTACTGATTACTAATGTCGTATTTTGTTTTCTCTTCATTTCTACTGACTATGCCTTTTGGTGTGAAAGTTGTGCTAAGACATGGGATGCAGCGGAATGtcttatgaacaaaatagaaagagaaagacaaataatataa
- the LOC120081899 gene encoding wee1-like protein kinase isoform X4 → MFGSDDVDIEKETMAMPKKQNYVSQSAVALRCRVMPPLCMKNPYFKDASNVGVDPFGNQRTKCAGFFPTLFSGDGLSRYHTDFHEIKQIRTGNFSRVFKVLKRIDGCLYAVKQSTRPLNQDVERLLLLEESFDGSSSFGSFRYSHPFSEADALRALYQIAKALLFVHEKGVAHLDVKPDNIYVKDGVFKLGDFGCVTLLDKSLLIEEGDARYMPQEILNERYDYLDKVDIFSLGAAIYEIVRGSTLPETHFMNLKEGKLPLLPGHSLQFQNLIKVLITNVVFCFLFISTDYAFWCESCAKTWDAAECLMNKIERERQII, encoded by the exons ATGTTTGGATCAGATGATGTGGATATAGAGAAAGAGACAATGGCAATGCCAAAGAAACAAAACTATGTTTCTCAATCTGCAGTTGCTCTACGCTGTCGAGTTATGCCTCCTCTTTGCATGAAGAACCCATACTTTAAAGATGCTTCAAATGTAGGCGTAGACCCATTTGGTAATCAAAGAACAAAATGTGCAG gATTTTTTCCTACGCTGTTTAGTGGAGATGGTCTTTCAAGATATCACACTGATTTTCATGAGATAAAG CAAATACGGACTGGAAATTTTAGCCGTGTCTTCAAGGTATTGAAGAGGATTGATGGCTGCTTATATGCTGTCAAACAAAGTACAAGACCGTTGAATCAAGACGTAGAAAGGTTACTTCTTTTG GAAGAGAGCTTTGATGGAAGTTCAAGCTTTGGCAGCTTTAG GTATTCTCACCCATTCTCTGAGGCAGATGCACTGAGAGCCTTGTATCAG ATTGCAAAGGCATTGCTCTTTGTGCACGAGAAAGGAGTAGCTCATTTAGACGTGAAACCTGACAATATTTATGTCAAAGATGGTGTCTTTAAACTTGGTGATTTTGGGTGTGTTACCCTTCTTGATAAAAGCCTACTGATTGAGGAGGGTGATGCACGCTATATGCCTCAAGAAATTCTGAATGAAAGATATGATTATCTTGACAAAGTTGATATTTTCTCCTTGGGAGCTGCTATTTATGAGATTGTCCGAGGATCCACATTACCAGAAACACATTTCATGAACCTTAAGGAGGGAAAATTGCCACTCCTTCCTGGTCATTCGTTGCAATTTCAAAACTTAATCAAGGTACTGATTACTAATGTCGTATTTTGTTTTCTCTTCATTTCTACTGACTATGCCTTTTGGTGTGAAAGTTGTGCTAAGACATGGGATGCAGCGGAATGtcttatgaacaaaatagaaagagaaagacaaataatataa